One segment of Sphingobacteriales bacterium DNA contains the following:
- a CDS encoding O-antigen ligase family protein has translation MSIIYKNSHKESWSNRLYRLLIVEKMNNMAGLILLLLLGLAVALVMGSGGTTVSMLIVLGLLGLPIGLLTAYHLNFGIAATLSISFFLLGVGKYIGDPPVGILLDTLILLLLVGLLLRLVLERDWRFMKSWASLIILVWISYNVIEVINPTAPSRLAWLYTVRRLAAIVMMYYVAAYAFSGLRQVRTIVVVLIVWAALAACYGIWQEIFGFNAAEMAWLYQVPDRMELIFQWGRFRRFSFLSDPTTFGIMCAAMAVFCTVLVMGTYRLRYKIWLIPVIMLLLAAMVFSGTRTAYAMLPVGALFYVLLNPNFRNVLLTAIGALGFVALILVPTGNVELYRFQSAFKGSEDKSFELRLNNQKRIQPFIQEHVMGGGLGSSGEWGKRFAPDFILAKFPPDSGFVRIAVELGWLGLLIYCLMFFLVLQVGIYNYMRVRNPEIKNLYQAFLCLIFTLTIANYPQEAVILVPNSLIYFIAVAALVRLKDFDRV, from the coding sequence ATGAGCATCATCTATAAAAACTCACATAAAGAATCGTGGAGCAACCGCCTCTATCGTCTGCTGATTGTAGAAAAAATGAACAATATGGCGGGCTTGATACTATTGTTGCTGTTGGGTTTGGCGGTGGCATTAGTGATGGGCAGCGGCGGCACAACGGTTTCTATGCTCATAGTGCTGGGGCTATTGGGCTTACCGATAGGCTTACTCACGGCGTATCACCTCAATTTCGGTATTGCTGCTACTTTATCCATTTCTTTCTTTTTACTGGGTGTCGGCAAATATATCGGCGACCCGCCGGTGGGCATTTTGTTGGATACACTCATTTTATTGCTCTTGGTGGGTTTGTTGCTGCGTTTGGTATTGGAGCGCGATTGGCGTTTTATGAAATCCTGGGCAAGCCTCATCATTTTGGTATGGATCAGCTACAACGTCATTGAAGTTATCAATCCCACTGCCCCTTCGCGGTTGGCGTGGCTCTATACGGTGCGCCGTTTGGCGGCAATTGTAATGATGTACTATGTGGCTGCCTACGCTTTTTCGGGGTTGAGGCAGGTGCGCACCATCGTGGTCGTGCTGATTGTGTGGGCAGCTCTGGCAGCTTGCTATGGCATCTGGCAAGAAATTTTCGGTTTTAATGCGGCAGAAATGGCGTGGCTCTATCAAGTGCCCGACCGCATGGAATTGATTTTTCAATGGGGACGCTTCCGTCGTTTCTCTTTCCTCTCCGACCCTACCACTTTTGGTATTATGTGCGCTGCTATGGCTGTTTTCTGCACCGTATTGGTGATGGGTACTTATCGGCTGCGCTACAAAATATGGCTCATTCCCGTTATTATGCTGTTGTTGGCGGCGATGGTATTTTCAGGAACACGCACCGCTTATGCTATGCTGCCCGTCGGTGCATTGTTTTATGTACTCCTCAACCCTAATTTTCGCAACGTGCTGCTCACTGCCATTGGCGCATTGGGTTTTGTGGCTTTAATTTTAGTGCCTACGGGCAATGTTGAGCTATATCGTTTTCAGTCGGCTTTCAAAGGCTCAGAAGACAAATCTTTTGAGCTGCGTCTCAATAACCAGAAAAGAATACAACCTTTTATACAGGAACACGTTATGGGCGGCGGCTTGGGCAGTAGCGGCGAATGGGGCAAACGCTTTGCTCCCGATTTTATCTTAGCAAAGTTTCCGCCCGACAGCGGCTTTGTGCGCATCGCCGTAGAATTGGGCTGGTTAGGGCTACTAATTTATTGCTTAATGTTCTTTTTAGTGCTGCAAGTAGGCATCTATAATTACATGCGTGTGCGCAATCCTGAAATAAAAAACCTCTATCAAGCCTTTTTATGTCTAATTTTTACACTTACTATAGCAAATTATCCACAAGAAGCCGTAATTTTGGTGCCAAATAGCTTAATCTATTTTATAGCCGTCGCTGCATTGGTGCGTTTAAAAGACTTTGATAGGGTGTGA
- a CDS encoding acyltransferase → MLHQLKEKIKSNPKLKKYLHWCLIRPHEARPRRWVAWLVNPWIHERGKGSKIRSSVRLDVVPFQPFSLGEAAIVEDFAVLNNGLGGLHIGDHTFIGISSVLIGPLNIGKEVIMAQHVVVSALNHGYEDVMTAISKQPCQVQAIRIDDACWIGANAVITAGVHIGKHSVVAAGSVVTKNVPSYTIVAGNPAKPVKAYDIDSKQWIKIKTQVSSLSDPNQNEIQH, encoded by the coding sequence ATGCTGCATCAGCTAAAAGAAAAAATAAAAAGTAATCCGAAACTCAAAAAATATTTGCATTGGTGCTTGATACGCCCACACGAAGCACGCCCGCGCCGTTGGGTGGCTTGGTTGGTAAATCCTTGGATTCACGAACGCGGCAAAGGCAGCAAAATACGAAGCAGCGTGCGTTTAGATGTAGTACCTTTTCAGCCGTTTAGCTTAGGCGAAGCAGCTATTGTAGAAGATTTTGCCGTACTCAACAATGGTTTAGGCGGCTTGCACATCGGCGACCATACTTTTATCGGTATTTCAAGTGTACTCATCGGACCGCTGAACATTGGCAAAGAAGTAATTATGGCACAACACGTTGTAGTATCTGCACTTAATCACGGCTACGAAGATGTGATGACGGCAATTTCCAAACAACCCTGTCAGGTGCAGGCAATTCGGATTGATGATGCCTGCTGGATTGGTGCAAATGCAGTTATAACCGCCGGTGTACATATCGGCAAACACTCGGTAGTGGCGGCAGGCAGCGTGGTCACTAAAAATGTACCGTCTTATACCATTGTAGCGGGCAATCCGGCAAAACCTGTCAAAGCCTACGATATTGACAGCAAACAATGGATAAAAATAAAAACTCAAGTATCTTCATTATCAGACCCTAATCAAAATGAAATACAGCACTAA
- a CDS encoding transporter, which produces MSIPPFQPGNPPNGLGERHTTQSQGLADIRLAGGYWLFNPQTHPFNYSVAVGIKLPTGKYDYTDTFYNQGTNKDQDIEAVVDQSIQPGDGAYGFTIDVQGFHPLSQHFVWSSNLYYMLSPQESNGMLTRTGTSEYSCPDQFSVRTGIFYNAFSNWNAFLGMRCEGVPSKDIIGGSDGFRRPGYAVSAEPSIGYNKNRLALQLSVPFALYRNRTQSYLDKQRTEETGVYTQGDAAFADYLINVNAAYRFSKNHKKMKLLPTKTENE; this is translated from the coding sequence TTGTCAATCCCACCGTTCCAACCCGGCAATCCTCCCAACGGATTGGGCGAACGGCATACAACTCAATCGCAGGGATTGGCAGATATTCGTCTTGCGGGAGGCTATTGGCTTTTTAATCCACAGACACACCCTTTTAATTATTCGGTAGCGGTGGGCATAAAGTTACCGACAGGGAAATATGATTATACAGATACTTTTTATAATCAGGGTACCAATAAAGACCAAGATATAGAAGCTGTGGTAGACCAATCTATTCAACCGGGTGATGGTGCTTATGGTTTTACGATAGATGTGCAAGGATTTCATCCTCTATCCCAACATTTTGTGTGGAGCAGTAATTTATATTATATGTTAAGCCCACAAGAAAGCAATGGTATGCTTACCCGCACCGGAACGAGTGAATACTCCTGTCCTGATCAGTTTTCGGTACGTACCGGTATTTTTTATAATGCTTTTTCTAATTGGAATGCCTTTTTGGGAATGCGTTGTGAAGGAGTCCCTTCTAAAGATATAATCGGTGGCAGCGACGGTTTCAGAAGACCCGGCTATGCAGTATCGGCAGAACCGAGCATCGGCTACAACAAAAATAGATTAGCTCTACAATTAAGTGTTCCGTTTGCCCTGTATCGCAACCGCACACAGAGCTATTTGGATAAACAAAGAACGGAAGAAACCGGTGTTTATACACAGGGCGATGCTGCCTTTGCAGATTATTTAATTAATGTCAATGCAGCTTATCGGTTTAGTAAAAATCATAAAAAAATGAAATTACTTCCGACAAAAACAGAAAATGAATAA
- a CDS encoding glycosyltransferase family 2 protein has product MAQPLHDIEENEQPMMSRFLIPGWVKYHYSLPDNWRETPIERIQEIKEGLKRFKNVENPVVSIIIPAYNEEGYLMKTLSSISKIKTNFPTELFVINNNSTDATQEILDLLEVNSYLEKLQGVSFARQSGLERARGEYIVNADSDSIYPETWVDAHVAMLQDKTVSCSYGRYSFIPTQNNRISLGFYEMMAEVIFRMRMPHKEYFNVMGFNFSFRRADGIQVGGYNTKRKVWEDGWMGMLLKQVGNIKRINDQGAWVWTTDRRLLEDGSLSVAFLRRVSGQLGRIYGYLFPVKDYTFKPR; this is encoded by the coding sequence ATGGCACAACCCTTGCATGACATAGAAGAAAATGAACAACCTATGATGAGCCGTTTTCTAATACCCGGCTGGGTGAAATATCACTACAGTCTGCCCGATAATTGGAGAGAAACTCCGATTGAGCGCATACAAGAAATTAAAGAAGGATTGAAACGTTTTAAAAACGTTGAAAATCCGGTCGTGTCTATTATTATACCCGCTTATAACGAAGAAGGGTATTTGATGAAAACACTTTCATCAATATCTAAAATAAAAACCAATTTTCCCACCGAGCTATTCGTCATCAACAACAACTCCACCGATGCCACACAAGAAATATTGGACTTGTTGGAGGTAAACAGCTATTTGGAAAAATTGCAGGGGGTCAGTTTTGCACGCCAAAGCGGTTTGGAGCGGGCGCGGGGCGAGTATATCGTCAATGCCGACTCCGACTCCATTTACCCCGAAACTTGGGTAGATGCACACGTTGCGATGCTGCAAGATAAAACTGTTTCCTGTTCTTATGGCAGATACTCTTTTATTCCTACCCAAAATAATCGTATTTCTTTGGGTTTTTATGAAATGATGGCGGAAGTAATATTTCGTATGCGTATGCCGCACAAAGAATATTTTAATGTAATGGGCTTCAATTTTTCGTTTCGCCGTGCCGATGGCATTCAGGTAGGCGGCTACAATACCAAACGCAAAGTGTGGGAAGACGGCTGGATGGGTATGCTGCTCAAGCAAGTAGGCAATATTAAACGCATCAACGACCAAGGGGCTTGGGTATGGACAACCGACCGCCGCCTCCTCGAAGACGGCAGTTTGAGTGTCGCTTTCCTGCGCCGCGTATCGGGGCAGCTGGGGCGTATCTACGGCTATCTCTTTCCGGTGAAAGATTACACTTTCAAACCACGTTAA
- a CDS encoding AAA family ATPase codes for MDVRYIFETLWRRRWLMLLPALLGALVAWYILQQQPKIYKSEATLATGVIDEVKSTLIDDYGFSRPYVQEYTVDNKFTSLVEEIKSPNNLSFLAYRLFLHDVATPKSQFGNINKVREKHNVSKAAELMQMRLDSLQPLDYNKEQDKVLGEMLKLAGFHPEQLKPYINAQRYKETDNVTVIAITPNPEMSQFVVNYAIKDFIRYYGSLKLQRVQKSIDFFRKQAEEKKIFLDAKVKELNDFKIRNNIVDIQEQRNLIMRQVSDLEVRRDESTKQRESSEAAVRSYQKYMKKGDNATAEQQAKNRAIDQMRSRRDSLLNRYVASGSKDAKIKTQLDEIRSQLEDKIRDAALNTGDTRTRATTEQELLMRKVEAEIDYEEAATASRLSNAEITRLETKLGALLSQEARVATLEQQVQVSSDEYSKIVDKMENARVSMGSAVNTLLFIEEGKYPFTPEPNKQWFIVLLTFIGVLLLGALLVLLSILLDQRLRNANEFKKFSNLPVLASLNPIKFKNIDLEKLYHSVSPNTQLEIFKQFIRKTRFHVENSNGRIILVMSLNEGEGKTFYIVNLAYSLCLSGKKTLIFDMNLKNNALTQMLMNEHQQQAIANTELIRKYKLSDIFVSSRISDCGTESHVDIVGCNGGLLSPVELFSGKDMKGFFAEIGGFYDYILMEAPAFNEYPDAAELFEYADKLLVVVSAQRSLNDNDRQNLAYLETQEDKMLGVVINQSETR; via the coding sequence ATGGATGTGAGATATATTTTTGAAACGCTGTGGCGCAGACGATGGCTTATGTTGTTGCCTGCACTTTTGGGTGCGCTCGTCGCTTGGTATATTTTACAACAACAACCCAAAATTTATAAGTCGGAGGCAACCTTAGCTACCGGCGTTATTGATGAGGTAAAATCTACGCTGATAGATGATTACGGTTTTTCGCGCCCTTATGTGCAGGAATACACCGTTGACAATAAATTTACTAGCTTGGTAGAAGAAATTAAATCGCCTAATAACTTGTCGTTTTTGGCGTACCGCTTGTTTTTGCACGATGTAGCCACCCCAAAATCACAATTTGGCAACATTAATAAAGTGCGTGAGAAACATAATGTAAGCAAAGCCGCCGAATTGATGCAAATGCGCTTAGACTCCCTGCAGCCGCTTGATTACAACAAAGAACAAGATAAAGTATTAGGCGAAATGCTCAAATTGGCGGGTTTTCACCCTGAGCAGCTCAAACCCTACATCAATGCCCAACGCTACAAAGAAACCGACAACGTAACAGTTATCGCCATTACTCCCAATCCGGAAATGTCGCAGTTTGTGGTCAATTATGCCATAAAAGATTTTATCCGCTATTATGGCAGCCTCAAATTGCAGCGTGTACAAAAATCCATCGATTTCTTTCGCAAGCAAGCCGAAGAGAAAAAAATATTTTTAGATGCCAAAGTAAAAGAACTCAACGATTTTAAGATCCGCAATAATATTGTGGATATTCAGGAGCAGCGCAACCTTATTATGCGGCAGGTGAGCGATTTGGAAGTGCGCCGCGACGAAAGCACCAAACAACGCGAAAGCAGCGAAGCCGCCGTGCGCAGCTATCAAAAATATATGAAAAAAGGCGACAACGCCACCGCCGAGCAGCAAGCCAAAAACCGCGCCATTGACCAAATGCGCAGCCGCCGCGACTCGCTCCTCAACCGCTATGTGGCAAGCGGCTCCAAAGATGCCAAAATAAAAACCCAATTAGACGAAATACGCTCTCAATTGGAGGATAAAATCCGCGATGCTGCCCTCAATACCGGCGACACGCGCACCCGCGCCACCACCGAACAGGAGTTGCTCATGCGCAAAGTAGAAGCCGAAATAGATTACGAAGAAGCCGCCACCGCCTCGCGCCTCAGCAATGCCGAAATCACCCGTTTAGAAACCAAATTGGGCGCGCTGCTCTCGCAAGAAGCTCGCGTAGCTACCTTAGAACAACAAGTGCAGGTATCCTCTGACGAATACAGCAAAATTGTAGATAAAATGGAAAATGCCCGCGTATCAATGGGTAGTGCCGTCAATACGCTCTTGTTCATAGAAGAAGGCAAATATCCGTTTACCCCCGAACCCAACAAACAGTGGTTTATCGTACTGCTTACCTTCATCGGAGTGCTGCTTTTAGGAGCTTTATTGGTACTGTTGAGTATCCTGCTCGACCAACGCCTCCGCAATGCCAATGAATTTAAAAAATTCAGTAACTTGCCCGTACTCGCTTCGCTCAACCCTATCAAATTCAAAAATATTGATTTAGAAAAACTGTACCACAGCGTAAGCCCCAATACGCAGTTGGAAATATTTAAGCAGTTTATCCGAAAAACGCGCTTTCATGTAGAAAACAGCAACGGCAGAATAATTTTAGTAATGAGCCTCAACGAAGGTGAAGGAAAAACTTTTTATATCGTCAATTTGGCATACTCACTGTGCCTGAGCGGTAAAAAAACGCTCATCTTTGATATGAATTTAAAAAATAATGCGCTGACGCAAATGCTCATGAACGAACATCAGCAACAAGCCATTGCCAATACCGAACTGATAAGAAAATACAAACTCAGCGATATATTTGTATCATCGCGCATCAGCGATTGCGGCACAGAGTCGCATGTGGATATAGTAGGTTGCAACGGCGGTTTATTGTCGCCCGTGGAGTTATTTTCGGGTAAAGATATGAAAGGTTTTTTCGCGGAAATCGGCGGTTTTTATGATTATATATTGATGGAAGCACCCGCTTTTAACGAATATCCCGATGCAGCCGAATTATTTGAATATGCAGATAAACTATTGGTGGTGGTGTCGGCACAGCGCAGCCTCAACGACAACGACCGCCAGAATTTGGCTTATTTAGAAACACAAGAAGATAAAATGCTGGGTGTGGTGATTAATCAATCCGAAACGAGATAA
- a CDS encoding class I SAM-dependent methyltransferase, which yields MPHTPTPASDEWFGVWFDSPYYHLLYRQRSQEEAADFMQHLTTALHLQPQAHILDLACGSGRHAYALHRLGYHVTGIDLSAQSIAQARRLQNEQLHFDIHDMRQPYRAAAFDAVFNLFTSFGYFDKKSDNRATIEAIHCNLKEKGTLVIDFLNAEYVRNNLVPQETKILDNVIFYIRRYIDGDKVIKTIDIEDGTKQYHFEEKVQLLQLNDFYELLQPFFKIIHLWGNYSLTTYQAATAERLIIHAIKS from the coding sequence ATGCCCCATACTCCTACCCCTGCTTCTGACGAATGGTTCGGTGTTTGGTTCGATTCGCCTTATTATCACTTACTGTATCGGCAGCGCAGCCAAGAGGAAGCCGCCGACTTTATGCAACACCTCACCACCGCCCTGCATTTGCAGCCGCAAGCGCATATTTTAGACCTTGCCTGCGGTAGCGGTCGCCACGCTTACGCCCTGCACCGCTTGGGCTATCACGTCACCGGTATTGATCTTTCGGCACAGAGCATCGCACAAGCCCGCCGCCTTCAAAACGAGCAACTCCATTTCGATATACACGATATGCGCCAGCCCTACCGCGCCGCTGCTTTTGATGCCGTATTCAATTTGTTTACAAGTTTTGGTTATTTTGATAAAAAATCCGACAATCGGGCTACCATAGAAGCAATACACTGCAACTTGAAAGAAAAAGGCACCTTAGTCATTGATTTTCTAAATGCAGAATATGTGCGCAATAATTTAGTGCCGCAGGAAACAAAAATTCTGGATAATGTCATATTTTATATACGCCGCTATATTGATGGAGATAAAGTGATAAAAACCATAGATATAGAAGATGGCACGAAGCAATATCATTTTGAAGAAAAAGTACAGTTACTCCAACTCAACGACTTTTATGAATTATTGCAGCCCTTTTTTAAAATTATACACCTTTGGGGAAATTACTCCTTGACTACTTATCAGGCGGCTACGGCAGAGCGACTGATTATACACGCCATTAAATCATAA
- a CDS encoding NAD(P)(+) transhydrogenase (Re/Si-specific) subunit beta, with the protein MNTLISIAYLIASVLFIAGIKKLGKTNTAREGNFYSMLAMLIAIVATMVQVGLASVPEILVAMLIGSVVGVIAGQRIQMTKMPEMVALFNGFGGLASVLVALSDYWLRVMEVHNPPDTITLISIILSIFIGALTLTGSLVAFGKLNGSIYGGSVQFKGQHLLNLLLFIGSIAASVLLVLQVEQSLWLWIILAVSLLLGILTVIPIGGADMPVVISLLNSYSGMAACATGFVLSNNVLIIAGALVGTSGIILTDIMCKAMNRSLISVLLGGFGQTTGTDTGGGKGSDIAVKEVGIEETALILDAASSVLIVPGYGMAVAQAQHVMRELMELLEKRNISVKFAIHPVAGRMPGHMNVLLAEANVPYDKLMEMELINDEFSNTDVAIVIGANDVVNPAARTNPNSPIYGMPILNADKARTVIVSKRSMAAGYAGIENELFGYPNCLMLFGDAKATFTKVVNELKEMK; encoded by the coding sequence ATGAATACACTCATATCTATTGCCTATCTGATAGCCTCCGTATTATTTATTGCAGGTATCAAAAAATTAGGAAAAACCAACACCGCCCGCGAAGGAAATTTTTATTCTATGTTGGCAATGCTCATAGCGATTGTTGCTACGATGGTGCAGGTGGGATTGGCGAGTGTTCCTGAAATTTTAGTGGCGATGCTCATTGGCAGTGTGGTGGGAGTTATTGCAGGGCAGCGGATACAAATGACCAAAATGCCGGAGATGGTGGCACTTTTTAATGGTTTTGGCGGCTTGGCTTCGGTATTGGTGGCACTTTCGGATTATTGGCTGCGGGTGATGGAGGTGCATAATCCACCGGATACTATTACTTTAATCAGTATTATTTTGAGTATTTTTATCGGTGCTCTTACACTGACAGGCTCTTTGGTGGCTTTTGGCAAACTCAACGGCAGTATTTACGGCGGTTCGGTGCAATTCAAGGGGCAGCATTTGCTGAATTTATTGCTGTTTATCGGCAGTATTGCCGCTTCTGTATTGCTGGTGCTGCAAGTGGAGCAAAGCCTGTGGCTGTGGATTATTTTGGCTGTTTCTTTATTGTTGGGCATACTCACCGTCATTCCTATCGGCGGGGCGGATATGCCGGTGGTTATTTCTTTGCTCAACTCGTATTCGGGTATGGCGGCTTGCGCCACAGGATTTGTACTCAGTAATAATGTACTCATTATTGCGGGTGCATTGGTCGGTACTTCGGGAATTATCCTCACCGATATTATGTGCAAAGCGATGAACCGCTCGCTGATTAGTGTGCTTTTGGGAGGTTTCGGGCAAACAACAGGTACGGATACGGGCGGCGGCAAAGGCAGTGATATTGCAGTAAAAGAAGTGGGCATAGAAGAAACCGCTTTGATTTTAGATGCTGCTTCGTCGGTGCTGATAGTACCGGGCTACGGAATGGCGGTGGCGCAAGCACAACATGTAATGCGCGAATTGATGGAATTATTGGAAAAACGCAATATCAGTGTCAAATTCGCCATTCATCCGGTGGCAGGACGTATGCCGGGTCATATGAACGTATTACTCGCAGAAGCCAATGTGCCTTATGATAAACTCATGGAAATGGAGCTGATTAACGATGAATTTTCCAATACCGATGTAGCCATTGTAATAGGAGCAAATGATGTGGTCAATCCGGCGGCACGCACTAATCCCAACAGCCCTATTTACGGAATGCCCATCTTAAATGCCGACAAAGCGCGCACCGTTATTGTGAGCAAACGCAGTATGGCGGCAGGCTATGCCGGTATTGAAAACGAACTCTTCGGCTATCCCAATTGCTTGATGCTTTTCGGCGATGCAAAAGCGACTTTTACAAAAGTTGTAAATGAATTGAAAGAGATGAAATAA
- a CDS encoding S41 family peptidase, whose product MLNLRRLVPLIGLGSLFAAFSFINLGEQNFEVNKNLRLFTDLYRELNAMFVDNLDHNRLVADGINAMLGSLDPYTVYYPEEDQEGYKMQITGKYGGIGAVIQKMDDYIIIAEPYDGFPAAKAGLLAGDIIVAVNGKPIKSGDTDQVSENLRGAPGTTITLTIRRAGQPQDMTVTLVREEVEIGSIPYYGMIENDVAYVRLTNFTENCAEDVRNALDELKAKNAINGIVLDLRDNPGGLLDEAVGMSALFLNKGAKVVNTKGRQSEWESNYNTRENPFSTDLPLAVIISRGSASASEIVAGTIQDYDRGVIIGEKSFGKGLVQSTKGLGYNAQMKITNAKYYLPSGRCIQAIDYSGKYKDGTEEHVPDSLRTAYKTQKGRKVFDAGGIDPDMKVDVGMLADITAGLYTKQLIFQYATLYTQKHPNIAPAAQFEFTDSDYQDFMNFLADKEYDYSSESELLLKSLKEKLQKEKYYASLESDIQTLESKVRHDKAKDLQLNKEEIKRYLKEEIVSRYYFRKGRIESTLRQNPYIKEALRLLKDKAAYNNLLKGQ is encoded by the coding sequence ATGTTGAATTTACGCCGTCTTGTGCCACTGATAGGTTTGGGCAGCCTTTTTGCCGCTTTTTCTTTTATCAATTTGGGCGAACAAAATTTTGAAGTGAATAAAAATTTGCGTTTGTTCACCGACCTCTACCGCGAACTCAATGCGATGTTTGTGGACAACTTAGACCACAACCGCCTCGTGGCTGACGGCATCAACGCTATGCTCGGTTCGCTCGACCCCTACACGGTGTATTATCCCGAAGAAGACCAAGAAGGCTACAAAATGCAAATTACGGGTAAATATGGCGGTATTGGCGCAGTTATTCAAAAAATGGACGACTATATCATCATCGCCGAACCTTATGATGGTTTTCCTGCCGCCAAAGCCGGTTTGCTCGCCGGCGACATCATTGTTGCTGTTAATGGAAAACCCATCAAATCGGGCGATACCGACCAAGTGAGCGAAAACCTGCGCGGCGCACCCGGCACTACCATCACCCTCACCATTCGCCGCGCCGGACAACCACAGGATATGACCGTGACACTCGTGCGCGAAGAAGTAGAAATCGGCAGTATCCCGTATTACGGTATGATAGAAAACGACGTAGCCTATGTGCGCCTGACCAACTTTACCGAAAACTGCGCCGAAGATGTGCGCAATGCACTCGACGAACTCAAAGCCAAAAACGCCATCAATGGTATTGTTTTAGATTTGCGCGATAACCCCGGCGGCTTACTCGACGAAGCCGTGGGAATGAGTGCTTTGTTTTTGAATAAAGGCGCAAAAGTAGTGAATACCAAAGGCAGGCAAAGCGAGTGGGAAAGCAACTACAACACCCGCGAAAACCCGTTCAGCACCGACCTCCCACTGGCAGTAATTATCAGTCGCGGCTCGGCTTCGGCTTCCGAAATTGTTGCCGGCACCATACAAGACTACGACAGAGGTGTCATTATCGGCGAAAAATCATTTGGAAAAGGTTTGGTCCAATCTACCAAAGGTTTGGGCTACAATGCGCAAATGAAAATCACCAATGCCAAATATTATTTGCCCAGCGGACGTTGCATACAGGCTATTGATTATTCGGGAAAGTATAAAGATGGCACCGAAGAACACGTTCCCGACTCCTTGCGCACCGCTTACAAAACTCAAAAAGGGCGCAAAGTATTTGATGCAGGCGGCATAGACCCCGACATGAAAGTAGATGTAGGTATGCTCGCCGATATTACCGCCGGTTTATATACCAAACAACTCATTTTTCAATACGCCACCCTTTATACCCAAAAACACCCCAACATAGCACCGGCAGCGCAATTTGAATTTACCGATAGCGATTATCAGGATTTTATGAATTTTTTGGCGGATAAAGAATATGATTATTCCAGCGAAAGTGAATTATTGTTGAAAAGTTTGAAAGAAAAATTGCAAAAAGAAAAATATTACGCCTCCTTGGAAAGCGATATTCAAACGCTGGAAAGCAAAGTGCGCCACGATAAAGCCAAAGATTTGCAACTCAACAAAGAAGAAATCAAACGCTATCTGAAAGAAGAAATCGTATCGCGCTATTATTTCCGCAAAGGTCGCATAGAGAGTACACTACGCCAAAATCCATATATTAAAGAGGCACTGCGCTTGCTCAAAGACAAAGCCGCCTACAATAATTTATTAAAAGGACAATAA
- a CDS encoding TolC family protein: MIKNIFVSVLLCGLVGILYCNSLQAQSIDYDRIVAPINQKPREFEEQLVQLAWKNYPENRNFESKLRMEQERRELAKWDWAKDFKASVNLTDRLLHSNSQENIFFPLVTVSLGVDLGTIVGRKRELKIAKEHIDIAKNDINEQKLFVRAETLRRYRLYLGAMDILKVRLQAVDDTYNTYTLLSQKFKQGDATLEEYNQSADIYNDAQEAKIRAETDVAIAKLNLEELIGVKLEEVK; this comes from the coding sequence ATGATAAAAAATATTTTTGTAAGTGTCTTATTGTGTGGTTTAGTGGGCATTTTGTACTGCAATAGCCTACAAGCACAAAGCATTGACTACGACCGCATTGTTGCGCCCATTAACCAAAAACCGCGCGAATTTGAAGAACAATTGGTGCAATTGGCTTGGAAAAATTATCCGGAAAACAGAAATTTTGAAAGCAAATTGCGCATGGAACAAGAACGCCGCGAATTGGCAAAATGGGATTGGGCGAAAGATTTTAAAGCGAGTGTCAATCTCACCGACCGCCTTTTGCATTCCAACTCACAGGAAAATATTTTCTTTCCTTTGGTAACGGTATCTTTGGGCGTGGATTTGGGAACGATAGTAGGCAGAAAACGCGAACTCAAAATTGCCAAAGAACATATTGACATTGCCAAAAATGATATCAATGAACAAAAATTGTTCGTTCGTGCCGAAACCCTCCGCCGCTACCGCCTGTATTTGGGGGCGATGGATATTTTGAAAGTGCGCCTGCAAGCCGTAGATGATACTTACAATACCTACACTTTATTGTCGCAAAAATTCAAACAAGGTGATGCCACTTTGGAAGAATACAATCAGTCTGCCGATATTTACAACGATGCCCAAGAAGCAAAAATCCGTGCCGAAACCGATGTAGCCATCGCCAAATTGAATTTGGAAGAGTTGATTGGCGTAAAATTGGAAGAAGTAAAATAA